Proteins co-encoded in one Candidatus Alcyoniella australis genomic window:
- a CDS encoding GNAT family N-acetyltransferase codes for MNQDSSEQIDPLLVRADDDFPPGIDRQVLAEFLARTMSPYEDPLNHILQGIEYALSEQPGQGGFIVLALQGRELIGALVMLHTGMGKYVPENLLLFVSMEPKLRGQGIGGMLIRRAMEQCQGAVKLHVDPQNPAVRIYEKLGFEFKYHEMRYEP; via the coding sequence GTGAATCAAGATAGTTCCGAGCAGATAGACCCGCTGCTGGTCCGTGCAGACGACGACTTTCCGCCGGGCATCGACCGGCAGGTGCTGGCCGAGTTCCTGGCGCGCACCATGTCGCCCTACGAGGATCCGCTGAACCACATTCTTCAGGGGATCGAGTACGCGCTGTCCGAGCAGCCGGGCCAAGGCGGGTTCATCGTGCTCGCCTTGCAGGGCCGCGAGCTGATTGGCGCGCTGGTGATGCTGCATACCGGGATGGGCAAATACGTTCCCGAGAACCTGCTGCTGTTCGTGTCGATGGAGCCCAAGCTGCGCGGCCAAGGCATCGGCGGGATGCTGATCCGCCGCGCCATGGAGCAATGCCAGGGCGCGGTCAAGCTGCACGTGGATCCGCAGAACCCGGCGGTGCGGATCTACGAAAAGCTGGGGTTCGAGTTCAAGTACCACGAGATGAGGTACGAGCCATGA